A region of the Thamnophis elegans isolate rThaEle1 chromosome 1, rThaEle1.pri, whole genome shotgun sequence genome:
GGGTTCCCTCGTTGGGAGAGGAGAAGGATGCTTCTTGATTTGAATTGGGAATGAGTAGTGCATAGTAGTGTGCTCATGGTCTCTTGCTGACTTATAGACTCAATTTGAAGCAAAGTGGTATTTGTTACATCTTGGGAGATCAAGAACAGTtggtcctcgacctacgaccacaattgagccaagatttctattgctaagtgggcagttaagtgatttttgccctattttacaacatttcttcccatagttgttaagcaagtcacatgactctgggacactaaaactgtcataaatatgagtcagttgccaagtatccaaattttgatcacatgccttTGGAGATGCTACAActattgtgtgaaaaacagtcataagtcattttttttgtgtagttgtaactttgaatggtcaataatgttgtaagtcaaggactacttatactaACAAATTCATCCTAGGCCAGTCCACTTCAGTAGTGTCTTTCACATATATAAAAAAGACAGTGTAATGCATGGAAATATTATTACATTTGAATTGCGTCTTTCTGCATTGTGCAGTTGGTGAAAAAGTTGTAGTCTGATATAATTCTGCCTATAAATAGATTTGTCAGAAGAAAGTAGTTAACTGAAACATGAGTGAGAGAAAATGTTctttcaaatatattaaaaacttTTACTTAATCTAACTTTTGAATTATTGTTCAGTTTGAATGGAATATAATCAAAAATTGTTAATATGGGTCCTATTTGAAGTTAATACttccacttttaaaaaattatataatttttttgtatattctctatttaaagcaaaaaaaagcaATGTAGttgattttaatttaatgttttaaagaATTCTAACATTGAGGGAACTTCAGTAGAAAATTTATCTGAATGTCTAAAAAATGGTATGCTTGGTAAAAAAGACTTTTAATATGTGTTTTTAGGTTGAATTCTCAGTTCACATTGTGGGAAGAGAATTGAGGCTCCATAGATAAAACAATGTTATTTGAATATCTGCCctgtttctagcaacaaaataAAGGAACTAGTGGTGTGTTAGAGTTACTATTCATTTAATTTGAATATAGCATTGAATTATGGATCAGTACTATAAAACCACAGTAACACTCAAGCTTTGTTACTATCTTTGTCAGACAAATatggaatatttcttttttagatTAGTGTTATTTCCAGATCTGAAATAGTGATTAATCTTGATGTCAAATAGCAAAACAGAAAATTTCCAAAATATGGTTTACAAACTACCATAAATCATAGTTAATATTCTGGTGTCACAACCAACTGCTTTAAtctaaaattaaaaaggaaattgtaaaacttttgggGTATGCTACAGATGTGGTATGGAAATCCAAGACTGGTTTTTTTTGTAGTGCTAAATTTTGGTTGAATAATATTACACTGATAAGGTTTGCAACTTATACATTTGCCTACTCGTCTGATTTTTGTACCCTACTACTGATTTTTATATACCACAATATGATatgaaatataatttgatatttgAAGAATAACTTCAGAAAGTAAGTTCATAATAATGTGTGGAATATATTTTGAAAGAATAaagttgaaaacaaaaaaaatgctgaTATTTTATGTAGCGTGTTTTATTTAGTGTATGTTAGGTGTCATTTAGAGAACAAAATTGATAATATCAATGTATTCTAAATTCTGTACGTAACAATATTTACAAATGTAAATGATTACAATTACTATTAAAAGCTTTAGtattataaaaacataaaaaagattttaaaatgtattaggcAAAGAGGAGGTGTTTATGACAGTGGACTCACCTCAATATTTTATTAGTACTCTGAAGTCCCCTGGCATTCATTATCCTATGATAATCATTTCTGTGTGAAAAAACATCCAGAGACCTGAGCATTATATACACTGTTGCACAATAGTATACATTGTTGtaagtagtcctccacttacaatcacaattgagtccaaattttaatttgctaagtgagaaatttcttaagtgagttttgccccactttattacttttcctgccacatttgttaagtatacaattataactcaaggactatctgtacagttcATTGTAATATGTGATTATGGAATCAGTAAATATATGTCTAGAAATAGGCAACCTAGTGACCTCCATATATTTTGGGGTGCATTTCCCATCAGCTCCAGGTAGTTTTGCCAGAGCCAAGGGTGTGTGAGGCATGAAAATTATATGACTATATGCTCAaacattcttttttgtttttttcattgcaGAGCACAAAGTGATAATAGTTGGGCTTGATAATGCTGGAAAAACTACTATTCTTTATCAGTTGTAAGTATAAAGTAACATGAACAAGTGATTTGAATTGCCTTGTTGATTTAAAATATTGACAGTAATAGGCTGAaatctctgtatgtatgtatcatatttttcgctccataagacGCTCCTGACCATAACACATACCTAGGTttggaggaggaaaacaagaaaaaaaaacctgcctctgcctcccagcatccctgcggtattcatctggctagcgtcctcgCAGAAAACCGCCTGCTGCCTCCATGTCTGCTGCCTCCACCGGGGAACGCTGGAGCCTTCCCCTCTGATCAGTGGTTGGATAGGCCTGTCGGAAtactgctgatcagctgttccagatgGCGGGGATTGTTGCTGCCATTCACCACTGCTGCCTGTCACCCATATTCACTCCATAAGATGCAAAGACATTTCCATCTACTTTTGGAAGGAAAAAAGTGTGTTTTGCACTTAATCATATTTggcaatataattatttttattaatttaaagtagaatgaaacattatttttaagACTTGCAAAAAATGATTGTACCAAaggaataaaaaattaaatgctaTGCTCAGTTACTCAGAATTTAATTCTATTGAAATATATAGGATTATATTACAGATGTTTCAGAAATAAATGTAAGTGTATTTTTATAACTTAAATTACTATCAtcatagaaaagaaaatgaaatgtttttttcttttgcagttcTATGAATGAAGTAGTGCATACTTCCCCAACAATAGGTAGCAATGTGGAAGAGATTGTAGTTAATAATACACGTTTTCTTATGTGGGATATTGGAGGCCAAGAATCTCTTCGATCATCATGGAACACATATTATACAAATACTGAGGTAAGAACATAATCCCTATAGGGAAATCTTAGAAGTAGGGGTACCATATCTGAAGTACAGAATTCCAGACCACCTTTGAATAGTTTCTTTGCTGTCTTGTAATAGTTGTTTGGATATTTTTATCTCCGATATGGTGGCTCTAAAACATTGCTGTGGGTCATTTCATATAAAACTTTTAAGATATGAATCAATAATTTGCTTTGttgattttaaaatgaaacagaGTAACATATTTACTTAAATTAGCCTATTAATTTAAAGTACCTATTAAAAGTGCCTATTTTTAGAGTTGTTAATCACCTTTTCCCCAagaaatttataaatattttatttaaaatatattttggaggGAAAGTGCTTGCTTTGAGATTAACTCAGTAATCAAAATCAGAATTCACTTTTCTGTTAAATGATAGGGCAGATTTTGAGAGAGAACCAACAACCTCCTGTACATGAGAATGggatgtgtgtgtacatgtgtgcttATGAGAATGCATGTGGAGGAGTAGgatggttttcattttttttcaagataCATGGTATCTGTAATTCATTTGGTTTATAATTCTTGAAAACCCTTGGGGAACATATACATTATAACTGTATGTCACAGACATAAGTAACTATGATCTCACCTTCCATGAAGTGAGGCTGCTATGAAATTATCTCTACTATTTATAAACTTTACCCAATTGAAGAACTGTATAGTATCTTTCAAATAGTGCAGGAAAGATGATGTCCTGAAACCTTAGTGCAGGGTCATTTTGAAGAGAGCTAAACATTCCGCACTGGCTGGCTAGGTTGACTGGAGCTGTTGAGGTGAAGAAAGTAACAGACTTATTACAGCATTGTCTTTGGGATCAGCGTGAACTAAAGAATACATCAAATAAAAAGATGAATTCAGTAATACAAATTAAGGTACTTCCAGAAAAAATACATGTATGTTTTACTGGGTTAGAAATAAAACACTAACAACGTAGGTGCTACTTAAAAACATGGTTGGGAAGCTAGCATTAATAATTTTCTGAGAATGTTTGTTTATACTGGGCATTTGGATCAGAAGTTATGGTGCTCTTGATATTTAGTAGAATACTGCTAATCAATGCAGCTGCCAAAAGTATGGCAATTGCCTATTGGATACACTCCTCAGAAAATTACACAGAACTCCTTGTTGGATTGGGCAGTTTCATTTAGTGTTCCAATGATCAATTATTGCAATATTGTAATTGTCTTAATTGATAAAGTTTTTATAAGGGATTGCTTTATGGAAGCAgcttcacttttctctgatttaTGATACAAGATATGTATGAACATTCTTAATTTACAAATTTCTCTGATTCTTACAGTTTGTGATAGTTGTTGTGGATAgcacagacagagaaagaattTCCGTAACTAAAGAAGAATTGTATAAAATGTTAGCACATGAggtaagtaattttttttaaaattagactgAAGCAGAAATAATTTCTAAATGGATGCTTATGTTTTGTGATTGGTTTCTGATTGTACTTACATGTTGGTAATTACCTCcagaatgatattttaaaaaagtttttccccAGATTGAGGAACTTCTAGATTTAATAACAATTTTTAGACTAGTACAGTATGTATTATGTCTGACTTTTTCactacaaaaaaaaagattttgcatgtTAGGGATATAATAAAATGTAGTTGTGGAAGTTAGTATCTATGTTTTCCAAAATGACATTAGCCTCAAATTTCttaaagagaaattaaaagaatGATACTTTTTGTTATTAAAACTGCCATCAGCAACAGCATGGTCTGTGTGAAGTAAGGGTATTCTGGGAGATGGTAGC
Encoded here:
- the ARL5A gene encoding ADP-ribosylation factor-like protein 5A — translated: MGILFTRIWRLFNHQEHKVIIVGLDNAGKTTILYQFSMNEVVHTSPTIGSNVEEIVVNNTRFLMWDIGGQESLRSSWNTYYTNTEFVIVVVDSTDRERISVTKEELYKMLAHEDLRKAGLLIFANKQDVKSCMTVAEISQFLKLTSIKDHQWHIQACCALTGEGLCQGLEWMMSRLKIR